In Pedobacter sp. W3I1, one DNA window encodes the following:
- a CDS encoding ATP-binding cassette domain-containing protein yields the protein MLKPFVYIQNLNLSYRNKAVLKDLYWEVNVCQNWVLWGESGSGKTSLAKAIAGLIPSQGSIEINYDGQSKLPAEVLFVESWYQFKNLEGVANFYYQQRYTSLQANDTLTVHAELVVYGKEKGLHFNEVEPILEALGLATFASSQLIELSSGEHKKLQLVKALWLKPQLLIIDQPYTGLDAASRKNLNTLLDQIIAEGVQLILICNDLEFPASIDCFAEIIDGQIVTSFSREIGDLSPEIHKKKIPAFLKESPIYSSTDIVKMVDVNISYGEKQVLKNINWEVKAGEKWLLQGPNGSGKSTLLSLINGDHPQSYANELYLFGNRRGSGESIWDIKQHIGLISPEFHWYFDATATVWQSIASGFYDTVGLFQQLPYTKSAQVDELIEYFGLTASKNELLTALPLGKQRLVLLARTIIKNPELLILDEPCQGLDQQQTKHFNQLVDELCSNGMTLIYVGHFESQLPTCLQKRILLEKGEVKVVESLNVEILS from the coding sequence ATGCTTAAACCATTTGTCTACATACAAAACCTAAACTTAAGTTATCGCAATAAAGCGGTGCTAAAGGATTTGTATTGGGAAGTAAATGTTTGTCAAAACTGGGTTTTATGGGGTGAAAGTGGCAGCGGAAAAACTTCTTTGGCTAAAGCCATTGCAGGTTTAATCCCCTCACAGGGAAGTATTGAAATCAATTACGACGGCCAAAGTAAATTACCAGCCGAAGTTTTATTTGTTGAAAGTTGGTATCAGTTTAAAAACCTCGAAGGTGTTGCAAATTTTTATTACCAGCAACGCTACACCAGTTTACAAGCCAATGATACTTTGACAGTACATGCAGAACTGGTGGTTTATGGCAAAGAAAAAGGACTTCATTTCAATGAGGTTGAACCGATTTTAGAAGCGCTGGGCTTAGCTACTTTTGCCAGTTCACAACTAATCGAATTATCAAGCGGCGAACATAAAAAACTGCAGTTGGTTAAAGCCTTATGGTTAAAACCCCAATTGTTAATTATCGATCAGCCTTATACTGGTTTGGATGCAGCATCACGTAAAAACCTGAATACACTTTTAGATCAGATTATAGCAGAAGGTGTACAATTAATTTTAATCTGTAACGACTTAGAATTCCCTGCAAGCATCGATTGTTTTGCAGAGATTATAGATGGGCAGATCGTAACATCATTTTCAAGAGAAATTGGTGATCTTTCACCTGAAATACACAAAAAGAAAATCCCTGCTTTTTTAAAGGAGTCGCCAATTTATTCATCAACTGACATCGTAAAAATGGTTGATGTCAACATCAGCTATGGCGAAAAACAGGTGCTAAAAAATATCAACTGGGAAGTTAAAGCTGGCGAAAAATGGCTCTTACAAGGCCCAAATGGCTCTGGAAAATCCACTTTATTGAGTTTAATCAATGGCGATCACCCCCAATCTTACGCCAACGAGCTTTATTTGTTTGGCAACAGGCGTGGAAGTGGCGAAAGTATATGGGATATTAAGCAACACATTGGTTTAATATCACCCGAGTTTCACTGGTATTTCGATGCTACTGCTACCGTTTGGCAGAGCATTGCCTCGGGCTTTTACGATACCGTAGGTTTGTTTCAACAGTTGCCTTATACTAAGAGCGCACAAGTTGATGAGCTAATTGAATATTTTGGGTTAACAGCTAGTAAAAATGAATTATTAACCGCACTTCCACTCGGTAAACAGCGATTGGTATTGTTAGCGCGGACAATTATAAAAAATCCGGAATTATTAATTCTGGATGAACCCTGCCAGGGTTTAGACCAGCAGCAAACAAAACATTTTAACCAATTGGTTGATGAATTGTGCAGCAATGGGATGACCTTAATTTATGTTGGCCATTTTGAATCGCAGTTGCCAACCTGCCTGCAAAAAAGAATATTGTTAGAAAAAGGCGAGGTAAAAGTCGTCGAAAGTTTAAACGTAGAAATATTAAGCTGA
- the leuD gene encoding 3-isopropylmalate dehydratase small subunit, translating to MKKFTKLTSAVVPLNIENIDTDQIIPARFLKATTREGFGENLFRDWRYENDNQPKADFVMNNPTYSGQILVAGKNFGCGSSREHAAWAIQDAGFDAVISSFFADIFKGNALNNGLLPIQVSDEFLAQIFKAVDNNPKSALEVDLENQTVTIVETGAQESFEINPYKKSCLINGYDDIDFILAQKELIAEFEQAK from the coding sequence ATGAAAAAATTCACAAAATTAACATCGGCAGTAGTGCCTTTAAACATAGAGAACATCGATACCGACCAGATTATCCCTGCGAGGTTTCTGAAAGCGACTACCCGCGAGGGTTTTGGCGAAAATTTGTTCCGCGATTGGCGTTATGAAAACGATAACCAGCCCAAAGCAGATTTCGTGATGAACAACCCTACCTACAGCGGTCAGATTTTAGTAGCAGGGAAAAACTTTGGTTGTGGCAGTAGTCGCGAGCATGCTGCATGGGCCATTCAGGATGCCGGTTTTGATGCAGTAATTAGCAGTTTCTTTGCCGATATTTTTAAAGGAAATGCTTTGAACAATGGTTTATTACCCATCCAGGTAAGTGATGAGTTTTTGGCGCAGATCTTCAAAGCGGTTGACAACAATCCGAAATCGGCCTTAGAAGTTGATTTAGAAAATCAAACGGTTACCATTGTAGAAACTGGTGCTCAGGAATCATTTGAGATCAATCCTTACAAAAAATCGTGTTTGATCAATGGTTATGATGATATCGATTTCATCTTAGCCCAAAAAGAATTAATCGCAGAATTTGAACAAGCAAAATAA
- the leuB gene encoding 3-isopropylmalate dehydrogenase, translating to MKKNILVIPGDGIGPEVTTWGKAALEKIAEIFGHEFVFEEALMGHAAIEVTGEPLPDETLEKARQSDAILFGAIGHAKYDNDPSLKVRPEQGLLKIRKELGLFANLRPILLFDELLQASSIKPEILRGTDILFFRELTGDVYFGEKTRSEDRNTASDLMIYHRYEVERIAHKAYQAAQQRNKRLCSVDKANVLESSRLWRETVQEIAKQYPDVETEHMFIDNAAMQLIKNPKKFDVVLTANLFGDILTDEASQIAGSMGMLASASVGESTGFFEPIHGSAHDIAGKDLANPLASILSAALMLEIGFGLKEEAKLLVDTIDQVLKEGFRTHDIADQNTNRFKVLGTAEMGKLVLKFLSQKLITS from the coding sequence ATGAAGAAGAACATTTTAGTAATACCTGGAGACGGTATTGGACCCGAAGTTACCACTTGGGGAAAAGCAGCATTAGAAAAAATTGCCGAAATTTTTGGCCATGAATTTGTGTTTGAAGAGGCTTTAATGGGCCATGCGGCTATTGAAGTTACTGGTGAGCCTTTGCCAGACGAAACTTTAGAAAAAGCAAGACAAAGTGATGCTATCCTTTTTGGAGCAATTGGCCATGCCAAATATGATAACGACCCAAGTTTAAAAGTTAGACCAGAACAAGGCCTGCTGAAAATCCGTAAGGAACTGGGTTTATTTGCCAATCTCCGCCCTATATTACTATTTGACGAACTTCTTCAGGCATCGAGTATCAAACCGGAAATTTTAAGAGGAACCGATATTTTGTTCTTCCGCGAATTAACTGGTGATGTGTATTTTGGCGAAAAAACACGTTCTGAAGATCGCAATACCGCTTCAGACCTGATGATTTATCACCGTTATGAAGTAGAACGCATTGCACATAAAGCCTACCAGGCTGCGCAACAACGTAACAAAAGATTATGTTCAGTAGATAAAGCAAATGTTTTGGAAAGTTCCCGCCTGTGGCGCGAAACCGTTCAGGAAATAGCAAAACAATATCCTGACGTAGAAACTGAGCATATGTTTATCGATAATGCTGCCATGCAGTTGATCAAAAACCCTAAAAAATTCGACGTGGTTTTAACGGCCAATTTATTTGGAGATATTTTGACAGATGAGGCTTCACAAATTGCAGGCTCAATGGGTATGCTGGCTTCTGCATCTGTTGGAGAAAGCACAGGTTTCTTTGAACCCATCCACGGTTCTGCTCACGATATTGCAGGTAAAGATTTAGCTAATCCATTAGCTTCTATCCTATCAGCAGCATTAATGTTAGAAATTGGTTTCGGACTAAAAGAAGAAGCCAAACTATTGGTTGATACCATCGACCAGGTATTGAAAGAAGGCTTTAGAACACATGATATTGCCGACCAAAATACAAACCGATTTAAAGTTTTAGGCACAGCCGAAATGGGCAAATTGGTACTTAAATTCTTATCCCAAAAATTAATCACATCCTAA